DNA from Strix aluco isolate bStrAlu1 chromosome 2, bStrAlu1.hap1, whole genome shotgun sequence:
tattttttgtAACCTGCAGATTTAAACCcataaaaacatgaaaagggAAGATTATATTCAGCTTGCATTCCTAGTAATTGTAACAGAAATGATATAATGTGTTCATCCACTAAGAAAAGTAGGTGATGAGAAGTTAAACTTCCAATTCTACTGACCATGCCAGATTTGTACCTGATagatgcttttttccctttgtctcaaTGGCAAGAGCCATGTCGCAAGATGCAGGACAGTGACTGTGGAGATGCCTATTGCAGCAGGTGAAGGCTCAGTGAATTTGGCAGTTAATGCCATGTCCTTTTAGAGTAGAAGTAAAGTCAGTTCTATCAGAAAGTCTGAAGATGTGAAGGATTCTTCATCAAGCAGAGTATTTTTAAGGATGGGGAGCTTTTCTGAGATATTCGtttgaataaaatgtttaaatgtttatttgtctccactggaggtatttaaaaatagTCACAGGATTCTAACTGTGGTGTGCTGTGGGGGTTTAGCATGGTGAGTTTTTTATTGTgttcaggttttgattttttcaAAAACATTGGCTTTCTGCATGTTTTTGGATATCAGTCAAGATTGCTTTGAGGGTTAGATGCTGAAGACTTCAAATGTGCGTAGTGCAACACTTGAAGGTCAAATATAGCATTACTAAAGATCTCTTGCAAAGGGAGATGAGAAGTCTGTAGAGCTCTGGGGACCAAGAGGAGAAAGTGAGGACTGACTCTTGGTCCAGATAAACTGGTGTTGTTCCACAGACGCCCATGCAGCCTCCTAACCCCTGAGTACCTACCTGCTCCCGCTGAGCCTGTGTTGAGCTTGCTCAAGCTGTGGGTCACAGCGGGCAATGTTAGTCTGTGTTGCATGGCTCTGAGCTTATGCTGTCTGTGTCTTGCCTCCAGCCAAGCTGCTTTGGGTACCCCTTGAGCatcttcttcatcatcatcaaTGAGTTCTGTGAGCGGTTCTCCTACTATGGCATGCGAGGTATGTCCCATGTCCTGTGTCCCCTCATGCTGACCATTACTTACCCAGCCTTGACTTTAGTTTGTAACTTGTTGTTTTGTTCTTCCTACAGCGGTGCTCGTTTTGTATTTCAAGTATTTCCTGCAATGGGATGACAACTTGTCTACAGCCATCTACCACACATTTGTTGCTCTGTGCTACTTGACACCAATCCTTGGAGCACTCATTGCAGACTCTTGGCTGGGAAAGTTTAAGTGAGTGCTTCCCCAGCAAACAATCAAAAATCATGGAAGCTTACAACCTGAGACCAGTGTTACTTAAACCATCACCtaaagcagcagctcagcacaaCAGCTTCAGAGCTGGTGTTGGCTACTCCAGgattgtttgtgggtttttttatcttcAAAGCTTGAGGCTTTAGCTGATTTAGCTCAGACCTGAAGCTGCACCATAAGTTAACACTTCTTGCAGTTCTGCTAATCAGTTAAGGGTAGTAGCTTTCTTTCCAAGCATGCTGCACGTTTTTAAGTCTCATATAGACAAAATGTAAGGTAAACCAAGGAAAGTATTCACAAAGCTGTGACAATAGATACTGGAGGTTATAACAACATTGGACCACCTCTTTACCTATTGCAGGTGACCAATGAAATAGTGAAATACTGTGTTATCTGGTATTAACTGGGAGTTGGAatatattctaaaatattctgtgatttcagtaTTGACTTGACAGCTCAGTGGAAGGTTTTACTGACTTGCAGCTCTTTctttaaattctgtgttttcacCTGTGTGCTAGCTGCTCAGAAAAGTCCCACTGACGGAACTGCTTTGAATGtaaccaaattatttccaacagcCTGATCTCGCTTTCCTTTACCAATGTCATGATTCTAATAGTGtttacttttcctgaaaaaaagcacAATAAAGATTTTATGGAGGGATATGAATCAGGAATGTTAGCTGACTTGTCAAAGGTCTCCCAGAGATTAGAGATGAAGCTGGCTGTGTAGTCGGTCAGCTGAAGGTTGCACCATCTTCTTTTGTGTTGACAGCCTCTGGGAGACCAGGGCTGCAACCACTGTCAGGTATGCTCTGTGGAGTTGGTCTCATCAGTGTAAACTCATTTCAAGTAGCTAGATATCTTGTAGATTGCAGCCTAAATATGTTGTGTACTCTCTTGTTTAGATgctatggtggttttttttaaatctattttggCTTTTACCTGTTTTATTAAGATGAAGCTTTGCAGACCTTGCATACCTTCTCTGGTACTTGTGTGTAGCAGCGCTGCAGCTGCGAGCCCCTGGCCACCAGACCCTTAACAGGAGCTCAGTAGGCTGgctgacaagaaaaaatatgcttttggaaaAAGTGTGGTTTAAATGTATAGATGCTCTAAAATACAGCAAGGTGCCATGAGGAAGGCTTAAAcgataatttatttaaaaaatctgtgACGACAAGAAGATGAGGTGGTTACCCAAGCACTGTTAAGCACTCTTATAGGAGAAACTCAAATCTCCCACAGTCCATGTACTTTGTGTAATGTCTGCCAAGGAGCATGCTCATGTGTTGTTAGATGCAAAGTTCTTCTGGAAAATAGTATAGAAATCACAATTACCTTTTTAATTGGGTACCATCTATGCAGTGCCAGTTGTGTAAGTGTTGTCTTCACAGTATGCTTATGAACCTcacaaataaaaaccagaagtTTCTCTCCTGCTCAGTTCATGTTTAACTTCAATTGGAAACTTTCTGCAAAGTTGTTAAGCCACTAAAGTAACTATATGGaagtgctatttaaaaaaaaaaaaaaagttttaagttaTCTACTAACtagcagatttgctgttgccccacTTTGTATACCTTTTTACCCTGCCACAGGAAAGAGCATTTTTAAGTCAGAGAAACCTTGTTCTAAAGTGAGAAGAACTTGATCAATGGTGTGAACGATGCTTCCTCTGTCTCTCTTGTATCTGGGTGCTCCAAGCTTGCTGTGAGAATCTCTTGCCTTTGTCAGATTCAGATTGTCCTGGGTCCTTGAGCCTCGCCCTTCATTGTCATGGGCTGCACTGAGTTAGGGACTGATTCTCCTGCAAACCagagttttaaataatttgacaTCATTGCATCCTCCAAACCGGAGACCTGGGTCTGTACCCACTGAATGAAGCCCCAACCAAGGAAGTGAATGAATGTGGATTAAACTATAGTCATGTACTCAAGTTCCAACAAAGTTAAAATGGAGTATGTTCTTACATACAAGAAAGAGGAATGGACCCTAAAGGcctgggtggggcaggggggctggtGATTCTGTGGTATTACCTTCTGAGGAAAGTCAGGCTGAAAGTCTGCAGTCTATACTCTTCAGTGCTGTTCTTGCTTTGGTCTGAGTTTAAAGATGTTGGTACACTTACAGCTGAGAGAGTGGGGTAATAGAGTTGTTGTTCACAACAGCATTTTGgggaagttttcatttttaaagtagatcttaaaaaattttttttactccttgcagctaaaatataaaagaacatAGAGAATGTTTAAACAATATTAAAATCAGTGTATTGCATACTTCAGTGTTCTAGTCTATTTGAACTTCACAATATATTAAATACGATAACGGCATTCTTGAGTTAGTTATTATAAAGACAACCACTGGAGAGATGTAAATATTTGCCATGACCTGGTGGTATCTGCAGAACCCATTAGTCATCTTGTCTGGCTTAATTAAACAAGGCtagctaaaataataaaaaaataaacagaatagaAATACTGTGACAGAGGTATATGGACAAATTTTTACAGTAGCTTGTGATAAGTTGAGTCCATAACTTGTCATATCTCTTAATTATGCTTCTTTACTAAGCATCTTTGAAATAAGCAGAAGTTGGCAttatctctgtgtgtatgtatatgtgtgtaatTGTGTTAAACATATCTAAAAATCTATATTCCCTCTTAAACAGGACCATTGTCTCCCTGTCCATTGTCTATACGATTGGGCAGGCAGTCATGTCTGTGAGCTCCATAAATGACCTGACAGATCACAACCGGGATGGCTCTCCTGATAATGTACCAGTGCACATGTGAGTTGCCTTGTACATGGGTTTTTTCCAAGTTGATGAAGGGTGGGGCATCTTGTGCCTTAAATTTATGCTACTTGAATTTTAACTGTCTTGCAATCAGTCTCTTACATACACTTTAAATAAGAAAgcaaagtgttgggttttttttttctttttctcttttctactttGTTCCAGTGCTCTGTCCATGACTGGCTTGATCCTCATTGCACTTGGTACTGGTGGGATCAAACCTTGTGTGTCAGCGTTTGGTGGAGATCAGTTTGAAGATGATCAGGTAAAAATGTCTTTCAGATTTTCAATCATACAGATACTCTTACTGATGTTTGGCTATTATAATCCTCTAATAATATACATATTTAGACATGTGCATTACTGTAGTGTTTCCTGAGTAGCTGAAGGAGGAGTTAGATGACTATTTGTCTTGAACTGTGCAAACAGAGCTGCTGATTGTTCAATCTGGGCTGATCAATATAGTTCTGGCTAAGCCTTTCTAaacatctttttgtttttattgtaggaaaaacaaagaacgagattcttttccatcttttattTGTCCATTAATGCTGGAAGTCTCCTATCTACCATAATCACCCCAATTCTCAGAGGTAAGGCCACACATTTGTTTATAAAATAGCTGAACATCAGTAAAGGGTGCTTATTAGTCCATTAATGCTGGAAGTCTTTTATCTACTACAATCATCCCAATTCTCAGAGGTAAGGCCACGCATTTGTTTATAAAATAGCTAAACATCACTAAAGGTTGTGTGGTAGATTGCAGTCCAGTTAGGTTTAAATGAACGGCCTGTTCTTTGACACCTTGTGGGATTATCTGGCAAATAGTCTTCAAGTTTTTATGTATGTCATCCAGCTTCTCACAGGTGAGGTACTGTCAAAAACAAGACACTTTGAGATCTGAATTGCCTTTAAGATCAGAAGTGCTAGGTCTGAAGAGACATGCTGAAGCCATCAACTTGTATGCCTAATGCATGTTTTAATTTCATGGGTCACAAACGTGGCACCTCTTCCAATGCCTTTAAAACCATTCCAAGAAAGAGTTGTACTGTTGCTGAGAAGGGAAGTGGTGAGAGAGTCCTCTACTCTGGAAGTGGAGACTCTTCCAAAGTGTGCCCATGCAAAGTACAGAAGCGTTTATGCACATGGGAACACATTTATCCATGTGATAAAGTAAATCATGTTTTTCATATCATTAAAGGAGaaagttattttctcttctgcttataaaaaataatgttatcctaaacaaaaaagaaacaattcacTGATCCATATGCATATGGGTTTTCATGGCATGCTTACACAGATGGTGCTGTATAGAGTATGAGGAAGGCTGTTTttctcaaaagaaagaaaagagcatgtgAGTTCTGGAATAACCTTAAAGCACTAGGCTGAAATTCTGGGCTTTTGACTTCTTGACTGGAATGGACTGTGTAGAAGCTTTTTTAGACGTTTGCTTAACGCAAATTCTATCCTTTCCCAAAATGAAGGAGATATGCATAAGGCACAATATGCAGTTTACTTCCATGCTGATACAGGATGAAAACTACCTTGGAAAAACAGACAAATTCAGCTGAGGAAAGTGATAACATTATGTCCTGTAAAGGCTTAACCAAAAGGCTAACACAACTAAATCAAGACATCAATTAGCTGCaagctattatttttttcaaattaaagtcTCTAATTCTCCTGTTAGAAGAAGTATGGTGAAAAGGGTAATAATTTTGTTTAGTCTTTTACTTTTCCCTGTTAGTAGCTATGCCCACACTCTGAGCATCATTTCAGGATATATGCATGAAGCTTATAAAGTGAAATCACTGACTACTGCTGGGTGGGTGGGGTTGGGGTATGTGtgttttctgagaattttttttcaacaagCTACACTTACTATGTCACTTACCTCTTTATTTATGAACTTGTCTCAAAACTTTTGTAATCCAGTTCCTTTCTCACCAAGAACATGCATTTGACCATTCTAGTAGGATTCTTCACTTCCCAGTGTAAAACTAAATGTAAAtatcctatgaggaaaggctgagagtgctgggactgttcagcctggagaagactcagGGGGAGCTCATCGATCTAtataaatacctgcagggagggtgcaaagaggacacagccaggctctgctcagtggtgctcagtgacaggaccagaggcaatgggcacaaactgaaacgcAGGAGGTTCCCTccgaacatcaggaaacactttgtcACTGTCAGGGTaacagcactggcacaggttgcccagggaggttgtggggcctctatccttggagatactcaaaagccatctggacaagGTCCTGgacaaccagctctaggtggctctgcttgagcagagtggttggatcagatgacccccagaggtcccttccaacctgaaccgttctgtgattatttttttttttttgtgatacatAATTCcccttttaaataatgaaatttaaGTTGATTACTGATCATTCACTCTGTCAATAATAtcagcagataattttttttatctctgaGTTAACAATGAATGCAAAGAACAAAGACCCTATGTAAAATACTGGCATCACTGACTGGGACTTTTATCTAATGTTACTTTGTACTTCAGCTCAAGAGTGTGGCATTCATAGCAAACAGCGATGTTACCCACTAGCTTTTGGAGTTCCTGCTGCCCTCATGGCTGTGTCCTTGGGTAAGTGGAACTGTTTCCATCTTGCTGCTTCAGTTATAGACATGATTAGATGATAAGTATCTCAGAATAATGAGAAAGTGGTAGAAGTGTCCAGGTATCAACCTCTATCAACACCTGATTGTTTCTGCAATTTTTGCCTTAAACTTTTTTCTTGGATGTGGGGGTGGGTGGAATTAACCTGAAGCACTCACTTTTACAGAAGAGACTGATTTACCAGGAGAGACtgatggggctggggagaggcacAAATATACCATTGAATTTTGTACATTATGTAATTTACTGTCTATATTTCTTGGACTATTGGGGTGTATAAATAAGATCTTCTGAATGTAGTGTGAGAACTCTGAAATGTGGGTTTTGGAAACTATCCATAGTCCAGGATATCGAACTGTATAAGGTACTTGTCCCTGCACAGGAGAAATGCCATATTGGTGTGTCAGTATTTCTcaaacagctgcatttttacTAGCTGCTCTACGGGTCACTCCTCTAGCCTTTCTGCTGCAGCACAAAGACCAAGAAACTGGGGGGTTTCAGTACATACCACAGTATCCCTCCTCAGGGTCCTGGTCCTTCATGGTTCTAACCAGGAGCCCACCTAGGGTGGGCCTCCATCTACTGGTGACCCCATCTTGCCCATACACCCAACCCAGGGTGGACAGTGCCTGTGGGGTTTTGCCCGTGTCCTGCCCTGCATGTGGGAGGGTGAGGCCAGGGAACGTGCCTGGGTGTGGGAGCTGAGGATGCCTCGGTGAGTCCTGCAGTCCAGGCAGAGCCTCACGTGTCCCTGTGTGACGTGAGCTGCAGAGTCCTGGGCTCCTGAAAAGGAGCATGTAAAGCTGTCTTAACCTGGTACAGCAAGGACAGAGCCAAGGTCCTATGTGGTCCTTGTTTTGACCATCCCTCAGTCAAGCTAATGTCCCACTGAGGACTTACCCTACGAGTTTCCAGGTTTAGTCCTTTGTCTTACATAGAAGCAATCTGCTGGtattaatttgatttcttttactgtataatAACATGTCAATAGGCAATTTCATTGCTCCTTAGGAGGCTTATTCCCACTCTGATGTAACTCCATGGCTGTTAGTTTCCACACCAAATTATTTGCCACTATTTTCAATAAATCCtgagttggttttggtttctgtttgcaTATTGTAGTTGTGTTCATAATTGGAAGCGGAATGTACAAGAAAGTTAAACCTCAAGGAAATATAATGATTCAAGTTTCCAAATGCATTGGAGTAAGTACTGTTTGTATTCCCCAAAACCCTGGCAGCAGTTTATAAAACTGTTCAGTAAACTTGCCTAGATCAGAAATCTGTCATAATATGAGGAAAGCTTCtgaagttttttacttttttccttataGAAGGCTTCTTACTGACACCTCCAGATTTAGACTGCCTTTTTATTTATCTATATCTTGGTTTATATGTGAATTTATACACAAAGAAAGATGTCAATGATGTGTAAAAGCTTATCCCAACTTCTGGGAATCATTCCTTCCTCGTTTGTGCACCTTTATGCAGCCCTGTAATAAGAGACAAACATACCTTGACCTCTCTGCTCTCAAGAGCAGAACTACTAGTATATCTTATCAGCAAAAATTTATTGCTTATTAAAAGACTGCTATTTACAATGCAGAGATATATTGATACCTACTGTGTTAAGGAGATAGAGGGGGTTACATGGAAGTGGAAGCCTGCAAGGAAGGGAGCTAAATCTGCATGAATAGCACTGCATGTCCCAACTTTGCAATATCTCAACTTTgaagtcagggttttttttcatttatggaCTTATTTATTCTCCATGCAGATCTGCCAGCTTGTTATAGTCCAGACCACTGATTATCTTGTAAACACTTTCAAAAACAGATCTCTATAGGTAACTGGCCATTGCTTAGAGTGCTGCCCCTAAGGCCCAGCTCAACCTTGCATATTAACCCATGCTGAAAGTCTTAGGAGTTTTTCAGGGCTATATTCAGTGTCAAGGTATGAGGAATATCTACAAGATGAAGCTTCTCATAGTGAAATGTACTCTTACAGCCATTCAGCTCTGAAAACCTGTGCTTATGACATTCTTCTATTTGTTGTTGTACATAAGTAAGACTGAAGTAGGCAGGTCTTCAAGTTCCTAACAGCAACCCACATTGAGAGAAACTACCCTGAGCTGTTTGGCTCACCTAATCCCAGGTGCACATTCCACTGGATATGCAGTGTGAGGCTTTAAATGCAATATTCCCTGAGATGCTTAGAGCAATTAACAGAGGTAAGTCACCTTTAGCACCCTCTAAACACTAGAAGCAGGAATGTCATCTTTAGTGACAAAACAGCTTACAGCATTTTACAAATACTTGTAACGCCATTAAACAAAATTCTGTCTCTCCTCAGTTTGCCATCAAAAACAGGTTTCGGCATCGCAGCAAGGAGTTCCCCAAGAGAGAGCACTGGCTAGACTGGGCAAGTGAGAAATATGACGTAAGTACTGTGTGAGCACTCCTGTGTCGTGGCCCTGACCCTCAGCTTCTCTTCTGTCTGAAGAGGCTCTGATCCATTGTCTCAAGCGCTGGGCAAATAGTTTTGGGCCTCTCAAATATTTAGAAACTAATAGTCTGACCAAACCTCAGTGCTCCCCTGGGATTGCTATtggagaaagcagagctgttcGAGTTGATGCGCTGTTGGAtcataggctgcccagggagactCATGGTGGGTGAAGAAAAGactttttcccttggaaaaaatacaagcatccattattttttgtaaaatagcAAGTATTATCCTTGTCAGTTTCTTGTTTCTCTCAGTAAGCTGGCTTCAAACAAAAATATGCTCATGGGAAAATGGCCATAGTGTTGACTGTCGTGGTTAATGCTCAGGGCCCTAACACTTGTCTTGGGATCAAACTGCAGAATTATGCTTAGAAATTTCAGCTTAAGTGGATAAACACTGTCTCCCCCTGCCCTCAGTACAAGCTCCTTACCATGACTCTCAAAGCCTTGTGTTCCACAGTCCCCAACCACATCCCTTGCCTCCTATCCACCCTGCCCTGTTGTCAATGGCAATACAAACCTTAGCCTGCcccctttattttcctttctcctatATGCATTTTTCATGTATGAAATGCATTCCTCAGTCACCCGTCATTCAAACACCTCCTTCCTAGAAAAATAACACAGCGCCAAGTGCAAAATCTCACGCAGCCATCAGTATACATGCCAAGAGGCAGAGGTCTTTCTGATATTGGTGTCACCTTTAACCAGCCCTTCTCACACCCACAAGCAGACCTTgtgcttttaaacagaaatcagcAGAAGTACCCACCACACAGTTGAAGGCATAGGTAAACATTACATGATGTGTTTTACCTGTCACTGTGCTGTGAACAGTCTGCaactgttttgtttgtcttttttttttttttttttttttgttgatcaCTTTGTCTTCTGTAATTCTCATTTGCTGCAGAAACGACTGATTGCTCAGACTAAGGCGGTGTTGAAGGTGCTTTTCCTTTACATCCCTCTTCCCATGTTCTGGGCGCTTTTTGACCAGCAGGTAAAGCAATTAGAGCTGTACCATTGTCACTCTATGTACTCTGAGGTCACCAGACATAAAAGGTGCCTATGGGAGGGTGCAAAATAATTCTTTGTAAGTTCTTTAACCTGGTTCTAACATGAAGGGGTAGTTACTGAGATATGTTAGTACAGGATGTTTTGCAGCTAGGGGAAACTGTTTATCTGGACATGCCCAAGACTGTTTCAGTGACTGAGGCCACTCCAAATCTTTTATCTGCTAGGACTCAGCAGatgaaatagtaatttaaaaCTTTCTTAGTTCTAATGCTTCTTCCACTCCCAATTGTGAGTCAAAATGTAGGGTCCTGGATCAGGGCTGGATGCTGGTTTGCTTAACCACTCAAACTTGTTATAAATACCTCACACCTTCAAGCAGAAGTAGAAGCCTGTAATTCCCATTCACTTTGTGGACTGAGTGCTCAGGACTCATGAAAGCAGGCTTTCATAGTTAACTAATGAAGTACAAATTTAGGAGGGTGTCTGAGAGAACCAGCAGCTGAAAGCTTTATCCAAGGCAGGCTGTAGGAAGTTTGGTCCAGATTGCCTAGATCATGCTGCTTTAGTACCAATGAGCTGTAACTATCAGTGTGACCTGTTACAAATAGGCAACCCTGCTATGAAATTCAGAACTAAATACCCATTATGGGAGTAATAACTCACATCTCAGACAGTGATACATCACGGGTGGCTAAAAGTTCTCACCACAGATGCAGTGATGCATGTTCCTGTCTCGCCCTGGGCTCAGGCTAAAAGTCAGCCCTGCTTGACCTGGCTATAGGCAGGCTTTTGGGCAGAGGGCTCACGGCAGGTCCAGCCCTGGCTTGGCTGCTCACTGCTGGGCTGTGTGAAGGGAGGGTGGATGTGCAGTGGTGTGGGGTACTGGGGCTCAGGTGGGTGGCACAAAGGCACTCAGGTGGCCTCTGTGCACAGCACGCAGCAGTGCTCTGCACAGCATGTCCCTGCTGTACCCAGCTAATCTCTGCATCTAAATTATTTTCCACTCTATTTCATGAAGCTTGTAAATAAAGTGAAATGGGCCACAAGGATCACTTTGTTCAAATGTTTACGCTGCAGAGTAAGAATACTTCCATAGCAAGCTAGCTTTATTTTTGATTGTATTGCATGTCTTTCTCAACACTTTACTTATGAAAACGATTCAAGAGGAACTTTGGAAGATTGATTTACTGTGGAATTTaacttttctcttcttttgttaagGGGTCAAGATGGACACTGCAAGCCACAACAATGGATGGGAATTTTGTAGGttactttttcttgctttttttcttaattggcACTTGTTTTTCAGATTGTTGTCACAATATTAAaacctatttattttttcttcaccagGGATCTATCCAGATTCAGCCAGACCAAATGCAGGTACAGTAATCTTCTGTCTGTCAATTCTAAGGACTTCCTGAAGATTATATATGTAAATTGCCCTCCGTTAAAAAAAGGACTTtgaaaaatacttgattttttttttttcccttcttatgTTCATCTTCAACAGACTGTGAATCCAATCCTGATTATTATAATGGTCCCAGTTGTAGATGCTGTGGTTTATCCTTTAATCAAGAAATGCAAGATCAATTTTACGTAAGTTGATATACTTACCTGACTTTAACAGAGGGTCATTTTAGTGGTTTCTTTAAACTGCTCTTCCAGCACTAATGTAAGAAGAGCAAGCATTCAAGCTAAGTAGAGAATAGCAGTGTATTTAAAATGGGGTTaattctttaaagaaattaaaattaaaaaataaagaatattgcAAGTGGTATGTACAGGCACCACAGACTAGAGGAAGAGAATCTAATGATAAAGTAACAATATATTCCAGTTAAGGGCAAAATCTTTTTATTGCAGGAGAGATGCTgtttactgttttccttttcccccatgtctaccccctctccttcccaaagCATAAGGAGTAGAAATACAACATGCATCCTTAGCATGTGTTATGTTTTGGGCTTAAAACTACCTCAGACAAGATGTTTCCTCCTCACTCCCCATGAGGAACCTGGCTCATTGAATACTTCTAGATGTCAATTCAGGGGGCATTGcccattatttttaatgttggtAATGAAGTAGCTTGCAGTTGCAAGttggagaggcagaagaaaatacagttcttcagaaaatttttatAGGGCCAAGATGCAACACTGCTTTCCCATCTAGTCATGAAAAACTGGGGTCATGTGCTGTCATTCATTTGTGGACACTCTACATCTGTCAGATGATGCTGTAAATAAAATATCTACCTTAAATTTACCCTTACAGCTTACCTGAATGTTGGTAGATATCTCTTAATTCAATATATTTCTCTGACTTTTTCTGTTcaatattattttgatttaaacATAGCAATATAGACACAAGTTGTtacacttttttaaaaggcataacAGCTATACtggattggggttttttcttcctgcagatcAGACTTTTCCAGAAAACTAATAATTATGCTCAGTCAATGTTTGAGCCCAGCAGATGCAGAGTAACAGGTTATTAAGATGATGCAGGAAAGATATATTTCCCAATAGTGTAATTATGAATTCAGAGGTACCTGCTTAGCAGAACACTTTCTCTAACAACATCAGCCCTTCAAATGGTGATAATGTGCTAGTTGTGGCCATTTGAGTTTCCCACCATGGAAGAAAAACAACTAACAGCTGAAGCTTTGTATTAATATATGTCTTAAAACTcatgtgtgtggttttgttgtaCTAGGCCCCTGAGGAAGATCACTGTTGGTATGTTCCTGGCATCTTTGGCttttgttgctgctgcccttGTGCAAGTGCAAATAGATGTAAGTTCAGCCACATGCAAGTATTTACTATTAATATTTAGCTGTTAGAACAAAGTGTTTTGATAATTAAGATCACAGTAATTAGAGTACTTTTTCCATGTGACTTAGGATAGGGCACTGATTTTACTCTTTTCTGTCCTACAGAAAACTCTTCCAGTTTTCCCTGCAGCTGGGCAAGCCCAAATCAAAGTAATAAATATAGGTACTGATGGTGCAACAGTTCAGTTTGAATGTCCACTTCAGAGTGTAAATGTAATGTCTATGGAGTCGGTAAGTAAGGGAGGATGGGAAATAgcaaggtaaagaaaaaaaatctcattgagTAAGTCAATGTGGTTCTTAACTAATGGTTCAAAATTGATTCTTTCCTAGTTTTTTCTCTAGTAATtgtaaagtgggggtttttttgta
Protein-coding regions in this window:
- the SLC15A1 gene encoding solute carrier family 15 member 1, translating into MRKYPCFFSRQICALGAGNWSDEQAELSSAAAQRGTRVSLVWAASWEIGDGSWKREKPDAAGSAHVTSAAKSRSKGKSVSIPSCFGYPLSIFFIIINEFCERFSYYGMRAVLVLYFKYFLQWDDNLSTAIYHTFVALCYLTPILGALIADSWLGKFKTIVSLSIVYTIGQAVMSVSSINDLTDHNRDGSPDNVPVHIALSMTGLILIALGTGGIKPCVSAFGGDQFEDDQEKQRTRFFSIFYLSINAGSLLSTIITPILRAQECGIHSKQRCYPLAFGVPAALMAVSLVVFIIGSGMYKKVKPQGNIMIQVSKCIGFAIKNRFRHRSKEFPKREHWLDWASEKYDKRLIAQTKAVLKVLFLYIPLPMFWALFDQQGSRWTLQATTMDGNFGSIQIQPDQMQTVNPILIIIMVPVVDAVVYPLIKKCKINFTPLRKITVGMFLASLAFVAAALVQVQIDKTLPVFPAAGQAQIKVINIGTDGATVQFECPLQSVNVMSMESTGYMTFDTSQLQSVNIISGNKTTSEVITLPGGSRHTLAVKNSANIVAKWLFDNVTSKPEEGNNLVRFINNLPDTINITMGDTAFETLMSFSASNYNLFPGGRKDNIMAIINSIPCSVTSKTLGFGSAYTIVINGCTGNTLDVTYSEDISPNTVHMAWQIPQYFILTCAEVVFSVTGLEFSYSQAPSNMKAVLQAGWLLTVAVGNIIVLIVAGASKLSEQWAEYVLFAALLLAVCIIFAVMAYFYTYTDPNEIEAQFDEEEKKQVKKDEDVYEKQTEAVSQM